One genomic segment of Pyruvatibacter mobilis includes these proteins:
- a CDS encoding sensor histidine kinase: MVGADASRHLTGQDGGGADASAAEIPVALTDDATLVATDDDLNEITRHALKPLSLFVIGGYSVLGIAHFFLLPPDIRAIMTALAAASVVSAALIYVLVKRGVVTRNHANWLMQYYGLVLLANSATHMVLSGEDYQAVKIGLIIACLGLFHLCTKHFWASYAVVLGTWFAVMEPMLPTPLALHYDFYLFNSTIVATIAFLVRRRAHSAAIRSQKQAVAREQATKQAMKRARIAEIVADHERAKQEFISNMSHELRTPLNAIIGFSEILDQEMFGPLGSDQNKDYVKEIHGSGQKLLTHLNDLLELSSISLVDDINDESTFHLDATIQRAVEIARARQHRPCVTVHVEDPGHPVILYTEERLLKNALIHLFANAIKFNKADGRVDVSTGITMANEPYVSVADTGRGMTQEQQRLALQPFWQHEGALSRDYEGIGLGLSITSAMADRLNARLEFRSEPGCGTTVTIYLPPQSLAGRDAQADDSRAIA, translated from the coding sequence GTGGTCGGCGCGGACGCCTCACGGCATTTAACAGGGCAAGATGGCGGCGGGGCGGATGCCTCGGCGGCGGAGATCCCGGTTGCGCTGACGGATGATGCCACCCTTGTGGCCACCGATGATGATCTCAACGAGATCACCCGCCATGCCCTGAAACCGCTGTCGCTTTTCGTGATTGGCGGCTACTCGGTTCTGGGCATCGCCCATTTCTTCCTGCTGCCCCCTGACATCCGCGCGATCATGACGGCACTGGCCGCTGCCAGCGTGGTCAGCGCGGCGCTGATCTATGTGCTGGTCAAGCGGGGTGTGGTGACGCGCAATCACGCCAACTGGCTGATGCAATATTACGGCCTTGTGCTGCTGGCCAATTCGGCAACGCACATGGTGCTCAGCGGTGAAGACTATCAGGCCGTGAAAATCGGCCTGATCATCGCCTGCCTGGGTCTGTTTCATCTGTGCACCAAGCATTTCTGGGCGTCCTATGCTGTCGTTCTGGGGACGTGGTTTGCGGTGATGGAGCCGATGCTGCCCACCCCGCTGGCGCTGCATTACGACTTCTACCTCTTCAACTCGACCATCGTTGCCACCATCGCATTCCTCGTGCGCCGGCGCGCGCACTCGGCCGCCATCCGGTCACAGAAGCAGGCGGTGGCCCGGGAACAGGCCACCAAGCAGGCCATGAAGCGGGCGCGCATTGCGGAGATCGTCGCGGATCACGAACGGGCGAAGCAGGAATTCATTTCCAATATGAGCCATGAGCTGCGCACGCCGCTCAACGCCATCATCGGCTTTTCGGAAATCCTGGATCAGGAAATGTTCGGGCCGCTCGGCAGCGATCAGAACAAGGACTATGTGAAGGAAATTCACGGTTCGGGCCAGAAGCTGCTCACCCATCTCAACGACCTTCTGGAGCTTTCGTCCATTTCCCTCGTGGATGACATCAACGACGAGAGCACCTTCCACCTCGACGCGACCATCCAGAGAGCCGTGGAGATTGCCCGCGCTCGCCAGCACCGGCCTTGCGTTACGGTGCATGTTGAGGATCCCGGCCACCCGGTCATTCTCTATACGGAAGAACGGCTGCTGAAGAACGCGCTCATCCACCTCTTTGCCAATGCCATCAAGTTCAACAAGGCAGACGGGCGGGTGGATGTATCCACCGGCATCACCATGGCAAACGAGCCCTATGTGTCGGTCGCCGATACCGGCCGCGGCATGACGCAGGAGCAGCAACGGCTGGCCCTGCAGCCGTTCTGGCAACATGAGGGCGCTCTGTCGCGGGACTATGAAGGCATCGGGCTGGGGCTCTCGATCACCAGTGCCATGGCGGACCGGCTGAACGCACGGCTTGAATTCAGGAGCGAGCCCGGCTGCGGCACCACGGTGACCATCTATCTGCCGCCCCAATCCCTGGCCGGCAGGGACGCACAGGCAGATGACAGCCGGGCCATTGCCTAA
- a CDS encoding lysophospholipid acyltransferase family protein has translation MNMDPQLDRKTAPAVSAGPTAQTAVDFSYASPDDPRLKRVVIRAIELLTGQPRLKRMYFDNRENPVAGETFFAAAIRYLRLQLEFDMARLDAIPKDGPLVVVANHPFGVIDGLVIGHLTSMVRPNFKVLTNAVLTQAPELEDYLLPVDFDPTPEAMATNIRTRKEARDLLNSGGTIIVFPGGTVSTAPRPFGRAVDPIWQPFTAQLIQRSKATVVPMFFDGQNGRLFQVASHFSRTLRLSLLFREVRERIGTRVRIRIGEPIAYDDLAHLKDRVEFSEELRRRTYSLGPGPVPKRTYSGLTMGEKLRARRQRRALARHQISAAD, from the coding sequence ATGAACATGGACCCGCAACTCGACCGCAAGACTGCGCCTGCTGTGAGTGCCGGGCCGACTGCTCAGACCGCCGTCGATTTCTCTTATGCCTCGCCGGACGATCCGCGCCTCAAGCGGGTGGTCATCCGCGCCATCGAGCTGCTCACCGGCCAGCCGCGTCTCAAGCGCATGTATTTCGACAACCGCGAAAACCCTGTCGCGGGCGAGACCTTCTTCGCCGCCGCCATCCGCTATCTGCGCCTGCAGCTTGAGTTCGACATGGCGCGCCTAGATGCCATTCCCAAGGACGGGCCGCTGGTAGTGGTGGCCAATCATCCCTTCGGTGTCATCGACGGGCTGGTCATCGGCCATCTCACATCGATGGTGCGGCCCAACTTCAAGGTGCTGACCAACGCGGTGCTGACCCAGGCGCCGGAGCTGGAAGACTATCTGCTGCCCGTTGACTTTGACCCGACGCCCGAGGCCATGGCCACCAATATCCGCACACGGAAGGAAGCGCGCGACCTTCTCAACAGCGGCGGCACCATCATCGTCTTTCCCGGCGGCACGGTATCAACCGCCCCGCGCCCCTTCGGCCGCGCGGTGGACCCTATCTGGCAGCCATTCACCGCCCAGCTCATCCAGCGCTCGAAGGCCACCGTGGTGCCCATGTTCTTCGACGGGCAGAACGGCCGCCTGTTCCAGGTCGCCAGCCATTTCAGCCGCACCCTGCGCCTGTCGCTGCTGTTCCGCGAGGTGCGTGAGCGCATCGGCACCCGCGTGCGCATCCGCATCGGCGAGCCCATCGCCTATGACGACCTGGCCCACCTCAAGGACCGCGTAGAATTTTCAGAGGAGTTACGGCGGCGGACCTATTCCCTCGGGCCGGGCCCCGTCCCCAAGCGCACCTATAGCGGGCTCACCATGGGCGAGAAGCTGCGCGCCCGCCGCCAGCGCCGTGCCCTGGCCCGGCACCAGATTAGCGCGGCCGACTGA
- the kdsA gene encoding 3-deoxy-8-phosphooctulonate synthase — translation MSATPMTTVTIGNVAFGNDKPLSIIAGPCAMESREHALEMASALKEITSKLGIGLVYKSSFDKANRTSANSARGIGLELALPIFADVKESLGIPVLTDVHTAEQCAPVAEVVDVLQIPAFLCRQTDLLIAAAETGAVVNVKKGQFLAPWDMKNVVEKVRGAGNPNVMVTERGASFGYNTLVSDMRALPELAKTGAPVIFDATHSVQQPGGQGATSGGQREFVPVLARAAVSVGVAGVFMETHQDPDSAPSDGPNMVHLKDMPALLERLQAFDSLAKAA, via the coding sequence ATGAGTGCCACGCCTATGACGACCGTCACCATCGGCAATGTGGCGTTCGGCAACGACAAGCCCCTGTCGATCATCGCCGGGCCCTGCGCCATGGAAAGCCGCGAACACGCGCTGGAAATGGCCTCGGCCCTGAAGGAGATCACGTCGAAGCTGGGGATCGGCCTCGTCTACAAATCATCCTTCGACAAGGCCAACCGCACCTCGGCCAACAGCGCCCGCGGCATCGGCCTGGAGCTGGCCCTGCCGATCTTCGCGGACGTGAAGGAGAGCCTCGGCATTCCCGTGCTCACCGATGTGCACACCGCCGAGCAATGCGCCCCGGTGGCCGAAGTGGTGGACGTGCTGCAGATCCCGGCCTTCCTGTGCCGCCAGACGGACCTCCTCATCGCCGCCGCTGAAACCGGCGCGGTGGTGAACGTCAAGAAGGGGCAGTTCCTCGCCCCCTGGGACATGAAGAACGTGGTGGAAAAGGTGCGCGGCGCCGGCAACCCCAACGTGATGGTCACCGAGCGCGGCGCCAGCTTCGGCTACAACACGCTGGTGTCCGACATGCGCGCCCTGCCGGAACTGGCCAAGACCGGCGCCCCGGTCATCTTTGATGCGACTCATTCGGTTCAGCAGCCCGGCGGGCAGGGGGCGACCTCCGGCGGCCAGCGCGAATTCGTGCCCGTGCTGGCCCGCGCCGCTGTGTCGGTGGGCGTCGCCGGTGTCTTCATGGAAACGCACCAGGACCCGGACAGCGCGCCCTCAGACGGCCCCAACATGGTGCATCTGAAGGACATGCCGGCCCTGCTGGAGCGGCTTCAGGCATTTGATTCGCTGGCCAAGGCCGCCTGA
- a CDS encoding CTP synthase, producing the protein MARYIFITGGVVSSLGKGLASAALGACLQARGYSVRLRKLDPYLNVDPGTMSPIQHGEVFVTDDGAETDLDLGHYERFTGVHASRYDNVTAGKIYQTILSKERRGDYLGGTVQVIPHVTDAIKAFVLHGNEDVDFVLCEIGGTVGDIEGLPFFEAIRQLGNELPHNDAVFIHLTLMPWIASAGEMKTKPTQHSVRELRAIGIQPDILLCRADRPIPVDQRRKLGLFCNVRPSSVIEARDVDTIYDVPAAYHAEGLDAEVLAHFGITDAPEPDLATWHDITNRVRKPDGEVTIAIVGKYTGLKDAYKSLTEALTHGGIANKVRVHLEWIDSEIFEKEDPAPYLEDVHAILVPGAFGERGAEGKIAAAKFAREREVPYFGICFGMQMAVVEAARNLAGMPAASSTEFGPCNEPVVGLMTEWMKEGELEKREEKGDLGGTMRLGAYQAKLKQGTRIADIYGTTDIAERHRHRYEVNMTYREPLEAAGMTFSGASPDGLLPETIEIPSHPWFIGVQYHPELKSKPFDPHPLFASFVGAALRQSRLV; encoded by the coding sequence ATGGCGCGGTACATCTTCATTACCGGCGGCGTGGTGTCCTCCCTCGGAAAGGGTCTCGCATCAGCGGCGTTGGGTGCATGTCTCCAGGCGCGCGGTTATTCCGTGCGTCTCCGGAAGCTTGACCCCTACCTGAATGTCGACCCGGGCACCATGAGCCCCATTCAGCATGGCGAAGTTTTCGTCACCGATGACGGTGCGGAAACCGACCTCGACCTTGGTCACTACGAGCGGTTCACCGGCGTGCACGCCTCCCGCTACGACAACGTGACCGCGGGCAAGATCTATCAGACAATCCTCTCCAAGGAGCGCCGGGGCGACTATCTCGGCGGCACCGTGCAGGTGATCCCGCATGTGACCGACGCCATCAAGGCGTTCGTCCTGCATGGCAATGAGGATGTGGATTTCGTCCTCTGCGAGATCGGCGGCACGGTGGGCGACATTGAGGGCCTGCCGTTCTTCGAGGCGATCCGCCAGCTCGGCAACGAGCTGCCGCACAATGATGCGGTGTTCATCCACCTGACGCTGATGCCGTGGATCGCGTCCGCAGGCGAGATGAAGACCAAGCCGACCCAGCATTCCGTGCGCGAACTGCGCGCCATCGGCATCCAGCCCGATATCCTGCTATGCCGCGCCGACCGGCCGATCCCGGTGGACCAGCGCCGCAAGCTCGGCCTGTTCTGCAATGTGCGCCCCTCCAGCGTCATTGAGGCGCGCGACGTGGACACGATCTACGACGTGCCCGCTGCCTATCATGCTGAAGGGCTGGACGCCGAAGTGCTGGCCCATTTCGGCATTACCGATGCCCCGGAGCCTGATCTCGCCACCTGGCACGACATCACCAACCGCGTCCGCAAGCCGGACGGCGAGGTGACGATTGCCATCGTTGGCAAGTATACGGGCCTCAAGGACGCCTATAAGTCGCTGACCGAAGCGTTGACCCATGGCGGCATCGCCAACAAGGTGCGCGTCCACCTTGAATGGATCGACAGCGAGATCTTCGAGAAGGAAGACCCGGCGCCTTACCTGGAAGACGTCCACGCCATCCTCGTGCCCGGCGCCTTCGGCGAGCGCGGCGCGGAAGGCAAGATCGCCGCGGCCAAGTTCGCCCGCGAGCGCGAAGTACCCTATTTCGGCATCTGCTTCGGCATGCAGATGGCGGTGGTGGAAGCCGCCCGCAATCTCGCCGGCATGCCCGCGGCCTCCTCCACTGAATTCGGCCCGTGCAACGAGCCCGTCGTCGGCCTGATGACCGAGTGGATGAAGGAAGGCGAGCTCGAAAAGCGCGAGGAAAAGGGCGATCTCGGCGGCACCATGCGGCTGGGCGCCTACCAGGCCAAGCTCAAGCAGGGCACCCGCATCGCCGACATCTACGGCACCACGGACATCGCCGAACGCCACCGGCACCGCTACGAGGTCAACATGACCTATCGCGAGCCGCTGGAGGCCGCCGGCATGACCTTCTCCGGCGCGTCGCCTGACGGCCTGCTGCCCGAGACCATCGAAATTCCGTCCCATCCGTGGTTCATTGGCGTCCAGTACCATCCGGAACTGAAGTCCAAGCCGTTCGACCCGCACCCGCTGTTCGCCAGCTTCGTCGGCGCGGCCTTGCGGCAGAGCCGGCTGGTCTGA
- the secG gene encoding preprotein translocase subunit SecG, which translates to MENILLVIHTLVAIALVGVVLLQRSEGGALGIGGGGGGAGGGMFSSRTAANLLTRATAILATVFFLSSIALTVLHTSDRSAGSIVDRITPVAPVSDTALPGEADVAPPAVGPAGEEPAPVDEPTVPRPE; encoded by the coding sequence ATGGAAAACATCCTGCTCGTCATCCACACCCTTGTTGCCATCGCCCTTGTGGGCGTTGTGCTGCTGCAGCGGTCCGAAGGCGGCGCGCTGGGCATTGGCGGGGGCGGCGGCGGCGCCGGTGGCGGCATGTTCTCCAGCCGGACGGCGGCCAACCTGCTGACGCGGGCCACGGCCATCCTGGCAACCGTGTTCTTCCTGTCGTCCATCGCTTTGACGGTGCTGCACACCAGCGACCGCAGCGCGGGCTCTATCGTTGACCGGATCACCCCGGTGGCGCCGGTGAGCGACACGGCCCTGCCGGGCGAGGCCGACGTGGCCCCGCCCGCTGTCGGTCCCGCGGGCGAGGAACCCGCCCCGGTGGATGAACCGACCGTTCCGCGTCCCGAATAG
- the tpiA gene encoding triose-phosphate isomerase yields MTDRRPLVAGNWKMNGLSAAAAELDALAKALADRPAPACDVMIAPPFTLLAPFVAAASGTPIAIGGQDCSHLEPGAHTGDIAAVMLRDIGATSVIVGHSERRQDHHETDDLVRLKAEAAHEAGLVAIVCIGETEPERDRDQTLNVVTTQLAGSVPDAATADNTIIAYEPVWAIGTGRTPTAADVATVHGTIREVLVERFGEDIGNGLRILYGGSVKPANAGELMAVANVDGALVGGASLKAADFDGIIDAYR; encoded by the coding sequence ATGACCGACCGCCGCCCCCTTGTTGCCGGTAACTGGAAGATGAACGGCCTCAGCGCCGCCGCAGCCGAGCTCGACGCCCTGGCCAAGGCCCTGGCCGACAGGCCCGCGCCTGCCTGCGACGTGATGATCGCACCGCCCTTCACCCTGCTGGCGCCTTTCGTGGCCGCCGCCAGCGGCACCCCCATCGCGATCGGCGGGCAGGACTGCTCGCACCTGGAGCCGGGCGCGCATACCGGCGATATCGCCGCCGTCATGCTGCGCGACATCGGCGCCACCTCGGTGATCGTCGGCCATTCCGAGCGCCGCCAGGACCATCATGAAACGGACGATCTGGTGCGCCTGAAGGCCGAAGCCGCCCATGAGGCGGGCCTTGTCGCCATTGTCTGCATCGGCGAGACCGAGCCCGAGCGCGACCGGGACCAGACCCTGAACGTGGTGACCACCCAGCTGGCCGGCTCCGTGCCGGACGCGGCCACCGCCGACAACACGATCATCGCCTATGAGCCGGTCTGGGCCATTGGCACCGGCCGCACCCCGACGGCAGCCGATGTCGCCACGGTGCACGGCACCATCCGCGAGGTGCTGGTGGAGCGCTTCGGCGAGGATATCGGCAATGGCCTGCGCATTCTCTATGGCGGCTCGGTCAAGCCGGCCAATGCGGGCGAGCTGATGGCCGTGGCCAATGTGGACGGCGCCCTGGTGGGCGGTGCCAGCCTCAAGGCAGCCGATTTCGACGGCATTATCGACGCCTACCGGTAG
- a CDS encoding peptidylprolyl isomerase, whose protein sequence is MLEQLRKNASGFVAQIFIGLLVLSFAVWGINDIFTGTVDTTVATVGDEDISGELFMLEYRRELQQRSQSFGRQLSTAEGQALGFDRRVLDQMVGRTALDVTARNLGLAAGEDLVIEDIRNDPAFQGPTGQFDAQTFQQTLFANGISEAFLVDDRRRYIARQQLVEAVSENVDMPDAYAAALFNVLNERRKANYVVLTPEMVPAPADPDETTLQNFYDVRGQALFREPEYRSFSYLLLTPETVAESLEIPEDQLRDEYAVRKAEFDQVERRVLEQISYPTREEAEAARAGLDEGKTFAALADAQELEPGDYQLGTLTRRDIFSEDIAEAAFSLGNGEVSQPVEGPLGWVLIRAAQVIPAVESKFEDVKDRLRDDLALDRAYDELFDLSNQVEDARAGGLPLAQAVADLNLEATQVPPVTNAGLGRDGRRPDNLPVYEDIIAAAFEAQPGDEAPMGELADGSFFWVEVGEVTEARTPPLEEVRAQLIASWKEEEREAALLRLAADLAARVNGGESLRSVADEFGRTPLETPALQRGMSNETFSRIAVNNLFSIGEGEATYGPVGFGNSVVLLQVADIISGEEGQTQDALAGFRQQINQTVSGDLMYQYVNAVRQDLDARVNPQAVAYVIGGDEGTGGY, encoded by the coding sequence ATGCTTGAACAACTCCGCAAGAATGCCTCGGGCTTCGTCGCCCAGATCTTCATCGGCCTTCTCGTTCTGAGCTTCGCGGTGTGGGGCATCAACGACATCTTCACCGGCACGGTGGACACGACGGTGGCAACCGTCGGCGACGAGGACATCTCCGGCGAGCTGTTCATGCTCGAATACCGCCGCGAGCTGCAGCAGCGCTCCCAGAGCTTCGGCCGCCAGCTCAGCACCGCCGAGGGCCAGGCCCTTGGCTTCGACCGCCGGGTGCTGGACCAGATGGTGGGCCGCACGGCGCTGGATGTGACCGCGCGCAATCTGGGCCTTGCCGCCGGCGAGGATCTGGTGATCGAGGACATCCGCAACGACCCGGCCTTCCAGGGTCCGACCGGCCAGTTCGACGCGCAGACCTTCCAGCAGACCCTGTTCGCCAACGGCATCAGCGAGGCCTTCCTGGTGGATGACCGGCGCCGCTACATTGCCCGGCAGCAGCTGGTGGAAGCGGTCTCCGAGAATGTGGACATGCCGGACGCCTATGCCGCTGCCCTGTTCAACGTGCTCAACGAACGCCGCAAGGCCAATTACGTGGTGCTGACGCCGGAAATGGTGCCCGCTCCCGCCGACCCGGACGAGACCACGCTGCAGAACTTCTATGACGTGCGCGGCCAGGCCCTGTTCCGCGAGCCTGAATACCGCAGCTTCTCCTACCTGCTGCTGACCCCGGAAACGGTGGCTGAAAGCCTCGAGATTCCGGAGGACCAGCTGCGCGACGAATATGCGGTCCGCAAGGCCGAGTTCGACCAGGTGGAACGCCGGGTGCTGGAGCAGATCTCCTATCCGACCAGGGAAGAGGCAGAAGCAGCCCGCGCCGGCCTTGATGAAGGCAAGACCTTCGCCGCCCTGGCCGACGCCCAGGAGCTTGAACCCGGCGACTACCAGCTCGGCACCCTCACCCGGCGTGACATCTTCAGCGAAGACATCGCCGAGGCCGCCTTCTCGCTTGGCAATGGCGAGGTGAGCCAGCCGGTGGAAGGGCCGCTCGGCTGGGTGCTGATCCGCGCCGCGCAGGTGATCCCCGCCGTCGAGAGCAAATTCGAGGACGTGAAGGACCGCCTCCGCGACGACCTCGCGCTTGACCGCGCCTATGACGAATTGTTTGACCTGTCCAATCAGGTGGAAGATGCCCGCGCCGGCGGCCTGCCGCTGGCCCAGGCAGTTGCCGACCTCAACCTCGAGGCCACCCAGGTGCCGCCGGTGACCAATGCGGGCCTTGGCCGCGACGGCCGCCGCCCGGATAATCTGCCCGTGTATGAAGACATCATCGCCGCGGCCTTTGAGGCTCAGCCGGGTGATGAAGCCCCGATGGGCGAACTGGCCGACGGCTCCTTCTTCTGGGTTGAAGTTGGCGAGGTCACCGAAGCGCGCACGCCGCCGCTTGAGGAAGTCCGGGCCCAGCTCATTGCAAGCTGGAAGGAAGAGGAGCGCGAGGCTGCCCTGCTGCGCCTTGCCGCTGATCTCGCGGCCCGCGTCAATGGCGGGGAGAGCCTGCGGTCCGTCGCTGACGAGTTCGGCCGCACGCCGCTTGAGACCCCTGCCCTGCAGCGCGGCATGAGCAACGAGACCTTCTCGCGCATCGCGGTCAACAACCTGTTCAGCATCGGCGAGGGCGAGGCCACCTACGGCCCGGTCGGCTTCGGCAACAGCGTGGTGCTGCTGCAGGTGGCGGACATCATCTCCGGCGAGGAAGGCCAGACCCAGGACGCCCTGGCCGGCTTCCGCCAGCAGATCAACCAGACCGTGTCCGGCGATCTGATGTACCAGTATGTCAACGCCGTCCGGCAGGATCTGGATGCCCGGGTCAATCCGCAGGCCGTGGCCTATGTGATCGGCGGCGACGAGGGGACCGGCGGCTACTAG
- the trpE gene encoding anthranilate synthase component I, with translation MNVEPDFSAFSRVYEEGTAQVVWTKLVADLETPVSAMLKLMDGRHNSFLLESVEDGARRGRYSIIGVDPDILFRATGNKAEINRKALVDRTAYTPCTEGTLDALRGLLAESRIDLPAELPPMSAGVFGYLGYDMVRLMEDLPDQNPDVLGLPDCLMARPTVIAVFDSVRDEIVLVTPVRPQADVSAKAAMVRAEERLSAIVDALDKPLPHTADADMDTASLPEPASNTGVDEYYRIVEKAKDYIAAGDIFQVVPSQRFSVPFDLPPFALYRALRRTNPSPYLYYLDFEDFAVAGSSPEIMVKVEGDEVTIRPIAGTRPRGKTPEEDLALEQELLADPKERAEHLMLLDLGRNDVGRVAKIGTVEVTASYTIERYSQVMHIVSNVIGQLDPSYDAISALVAGFPAGTVSGAPKVRAMEIIDELEKEKRGLYAGCVGYFSAGGDMDTCIVLRTGIVKDGTLYVQAGGGVVADSDPEAERMETVNKAKALFRAAEEALRYASSARRGQ, from the coding sequence ATGAATGTAGAACCCGACTTTTCCGCCTTTTCGCGCGTCTATGAAGAGGGCACAGCGCAGGTCGTCTGGACCAAGCTGGTGGCCGATCTCGAGACGCCGGTCTCCGCCATGCTCAAGCTCATGGACGGGCGGCACAACAGCTTCCTCCTTGAAAGCGTCGAGGACGGTGCGCGCCGCGGGCGTTATTCCATCATCGGCGTTGATCCGGACATCCTGTTCCGCGCCACCGGCAACAAGGCTGAGATCAACCGCAAGGCGCTGGTTGACCGCACGGCCTATACGCCGTGCACGGAGGGAACACTGGACGCGCTGCGGGGGCTCCTGGCTGAATCCCGCATCGACCTGCCGGCCGAACTGCCGCCCATGTCGGCGGGCGTGTTCGGCTATCTGGGCTACGACATGGTCCGCCTGATGGAAGACCTGCCGGACCAGAACCCGGACGTTCTCGGCCTGCCGGACTGCCTGATGGCGCGGCCCACCGTCATCGCCGTGTTTGACAGCGTGCGCGACGAGATCGTGCTGGTGACGCCGGTTCGTCCGCAGGCGGATGTATCTGCCAAGGCCGCCATGGTGCGGGCCGAGGAACGGCTGTCGGCCATTGTCGATGCCCTCGACAAGCCCCTGCCCCACACGGCGGATGCGGACATGGATACAGCGTCCCTGCCGGAGCCCGCCTCCAACACGGGCGTCGATGAGTATTACCGCATTGTCGAAAAGGCGAAGGACTACATCGCTGCGGGCGACATCTTCCAGGTGGTGCCCAGCCAGCGGTTTTCCGTGCCCTTCGACCTGCCGCCTTTCGCGCTCTACCGCGCCCTGCGCCGCACCAACCCCTCGCCCTATCTCTATTACCTCGACTTCGAGGATTTCGCGGTCGCGGGTTCCTCGCCGGAGATCATGGTGAAGGTCGAAGGCGACGAGGTGACGATCCGCCCCATCGCCGGCACCCGCCCGCGCGGCAAGACCCCCGAAGAGGATCTGGCGCTTGAGCAGGAGCTTTTGGCCGACCCCAAGGAGCGGGCCGAGCATCTGATGCTGCTTGATCTCGGCCGCAACGATGTGGGCCGCGTCGCAAAGATCGGCACGGTGGAAGTTACCGCCAGCTACACCATCGAGCGCTACAGCCAGGTGATGCATATCGTTTCCAACGTGATCGGCCAGCTCGACCCCAGCTATGACGCGATCTCCGCCCTGGTGGCGGGTTTCCCGGCGGGCACCGTCTCCGGGGCGCCGAAGGTGCGGGCGATGGAAATCATCGACGAGCTGGAGAAGGAAAAGCGCGGGCTCTATGCAGGCTGCGTCGGCTATTTCTCCGCCGGCGGCGACATGGACACCTGCATCGTCCTGCGCACCGGCATCGTCAAGGACGGCACGCTCTACGTCCAGGCCGGCGGCGGCGTCGTCGCCGATAGCGACCCGGAAGCCGAACGCATGGAAACCGTCAACAAAGCCAAAGCCCTCTTCCGCGCCGCCGAAGAAGCCCTCCGCTACGCCAGCAGCGCCCGCCGCGGGCAGTAG
- a CDS encoding divergent polysaccharide deacetylase family protein: protein MAKARSFTDRLKHAFAVPRPVRAPLALVMPFALGLVLGGAVLGGPALTQNRTEARISTAAAPSAEDHVVALGAASVPTPVVIAPGKRALKDAPPRMVFAEITLPAAPLDLGPAFRRGLTPERTPIVVASGKSGLLALASLGDVPIRDTRPAIALVIDDLGVAPDRSAHALRLPKEVTLSFLPYGGVSRPLAQAAAAKGHEIFLHVPMEPRGDADPGPDALRTADSTSRLRSKLDRQIADISEVAPIAGMNNHMGSRATADRRLMAEVMRGAAERGFVFVDSVTTPNSVARAAAARHDVPFLARDIFLDHGEGPDFLLAQLDTLEQQARARGVAVAIAHPHETSLEILDIWVKGLEAKGLRLVPVTEAIKIEARRSLLAMVQ, encoded by the coding sequence GTGGCAAAGGCCCGGTCATTTACGGATCGACTGAAGCACGCCTTTGCCGTGCCCCGGCCCGTGCGTGCGCCGCTGGCCCTGGTCATGCCGTTCGCGCTGGGCCTGGTGCTCGGCGGTGCCGTGCTGGGCGGACCGGCGTTGACCCAGAACCGGACTGAAGCCCGGATCAGCACCGCAGCCGCGCCCTCTGCTGAGGATCACGTGGTGGCGCTGGGGGCTGCATCGGTGCCAACGCCGGTCGTCATCGCGCCGGGTAAGCGGGCCCTGAAGGATGCCCCGCCGCGCATGGTCTTTGCCGAAATCACCCTGCCTGCCGCACCGCTCGATCTGGGGCCCGCCTTCCGCCGCGGGCTGACGCCTGAGCGCACGCCCATCGTGGTGGCCAGCGGCAAGAGCGGGCTGCTGGCGCTTGCGTCTCTCGGCGATGTGCCGATACGCGACACGCGGCCCGCCATCGCGCTGGTGATCGATGATCTCGGCGTGGCGCCGGACCGTTCGGCCCATGCCTTGCGGCTGCCGAAGGAAGTGACCCTGTCCTTCCTGCCCTATGGCGGCGTGTCTCGCCCGCTGGCGCAGGCGGCGGCTGCCAAAGGCCACGAGATTTTCCTGCATGTGCCGATGGAGCCGCGCGGCGATGCCGATCCCGGCCCTGATGCGCTGCGGACAGCGGACAGCACCAGCCGCCTGCGGTCAAAGCTCGACCGTCAGATTGCGGACATTTCCGAAGTAGCGCCGATTGCCGGCATGAACAATCACATGGGCAGCCGCGCCACCGCCGACCGGCGGCTGATGGCTGAAGTGATGCGCGGGGCAGCCGAGCGCGGCTTTGTCTTCGTTGACAGCGTTACGACGCCGAACAGCGTCGCCCGCGCTGCCGCCGCCCGCCACGACGTGCCGTTCCTCGCCCGCGACATCTTTCTTGATCACGGCGAAGGCCCGGACTTCCTCCTCGCCCAGCTCGACACGCTGGAACAGCAGGCCCGCGCGCGCGGCGTCGCCGTCGCCATCGCCCACCCGCACGAGACCTCGCTTGAGATCCTCGACATCTGGGTGAAGGGGCTTGAGGCCAAGGGCCTGCGCCTTGTGCCGGTGACCGAAGCCATCAAAATCGAAGCCCGCCGGTCGCTGCTGGCGATGGTGCAGTAG